taaaaatcgAACACCCATTATactacgagttcacccatacaaaactTATCTAATTCCAATACCATatggtcattcaaatcatcattttacatttttgaaagattttacaactttccccaaattttcctttagattctcatgaatttgatgttaaatctaagatataatcataaaatatagttgaaaattgattaaaGACACTTACCTAATGATTTAGAGAAGTTTGGGTCATTGAAAAATCGCCCatggaggtttagggtttgagaaaatggaaatggGTGAAAATCTCGTCAAAAACCTCACTTAACaggcctcagatgtcgcatttgcttCCCagtgttcacaattgcgaaccctcgCAAATTGCGAATAAAGCAGGGCAGGCAGAAGTCGCATTTGCAACAAAAAATTCTCATTTGCGAActgggcatcgcaaatgcgaactttttagttcgcatttgcgaacacacCGGAAACCATTTTCGACacgaaaatgagcataacttcctcatacgatgtccaaattcgatgattctttttatTATGGCAGCGTAATTTCGATACAGATCTAATGGttcaaacaaaactgaattttgaTCTCATTTGCGcaatatgatattatttttgcttgaagaaacgacgatgaagcatcaaaaaacaagcgcaacatagcctaaacctatccgaaactcaccaagccctcggggatccaaaccaaacatgcacgctaGTCGAAagatatcatacggacttgctcgtatgatcaaatcatcaaaataacatcaaaaactatgaatttaacctcaaaactcatgattttctcaAGGACACTCaaattttctaacttttcaaccggacgtccaaatcacgtcaaatcaattccgGTTCTCTccaaattttacagataggacttaaatatcataacaggattgtaccgggctccgaaaccaaaatacggtcccgataccaacgagttcaaacattaattcatttctttatttcctttaaaaaccagcacaacaattttcttcaaaaattattttctaaggctagggacctcgaaattcaattctgggcatatgcacaagtcccatattttactgcgtaCCTCTCGGAAAtacagatccgggtccgtttaccaaaaatattgaccaaagtcaactaaaaagcaaattttaactctagaaagtactatatttttcatatttccacataaaagctttctggtttcACGTTCGGACTCCGCaagcaagtcgatacacataatatgaagctgcgcgtgacctcaaactgccgaaccggacgcaattgctcaaaacgaccattTGGATTGTTACAAAGAAGTCTATGTTGAACAACCATTAGGCTTTATGGTCAAAAACCACGAAGATAAAGTGTTGCGGTTGAAGAAAGCTTTATATGGATTAAAGCAAGCCCCACGAGCATGGAATAGTTGCATCGACAAGTATTTTGAAAACAAGGCATTTACTCGTCTCCATGAATATGCTCTTTACCTTAAAGTTCATACTAATGGAGATATGTTGCTAGTTTGtctttatgttgatgatcttATTTTTATGGGTAATAACCTAAGTTTGTTTGAAGATTTTAAGAAAGATATGTACGTGAGTTCGAGATGACGGATGTAGGGCTCATGTCATACTACTTGGGACTAGAAGTGAAGCAAATGGAGGATGGaatttttatctctcaagaaagctatacaaaagagatattgaagaagttcaacatgCTCGATTGCAACTCCGTGAACACGCCAATGGAGAGTGGGACAAAATTGTCCAAGTTTGATGAAGGGGAGTAAGTGAATCCTACATTTTTCAAAAGTCTTATGGGAAGTTTGAGGCACTTGACTTGTACCAGGCCAGATATACTCTTCACAGTTGGAGTAGTAAGTCGCTTTGGAAGCTTCTAACTTTACTCACTTAAAAGTCGCTAGAAGAATTCTTCGTTACCTAAAAGGTACAATTGATTTTGGGCTATTTTACTCTTCTTCTAGTGATTTCAACCTTATGGGATTTTGTGATAGTGATTATGCGGGAGATATTGATGATAAAAAAAGTACAAttgattttgtatttttcttaggTGATTATGTTATTTCTTGGAATTCAAAGAAACAATCAATTGTTATTCTCTCGACTTGTGAAGCTGAATATGTGGCAGCAACATCATGTACATGTTATGCTATTTGGCTAAGAAGATTAttgaaggagctcaatttacaacaGATTGAAGCTACGGAGATTTGTATTGAAAACAAATCCGCACAAGCACACACGAAGAATCCAGTGTATCATGATCGAAGCAAGCATATAAATACAAGGTATCACTTTATCCGAGAATGCATTTCCAAGAAGGAAGTCGAGCTCAAATATGTGAAGTCTCATGTTCAAGCTGCGGATATTTTACAAAACCTCTCAAGTTTGAAGATTTTCAGAGATTGAGATCAAGACTTGGaacgaaaaaaaaaatcaaaattaagggaGAGATTGTGGGGTCCATCCCATCCAATCAATATAGGCATGTGCCTGTATAATAATACTTGGTGACCAAGTTTGGAAAGATGTGGAGGAGAATCAAATTATTCTTGTAGAATACTTTGAGCTCACGGCTCTTTTACCTTATAAAAGGAGGGCATTCACTCAATGTTAAATACACCAGAAAGCATAGAGAAGTAACAGAAGTTAgagagagtaatccacagatCGTGGTCTGTGAGATAAATAGTGAGTGTCAATAATGTTGTTGTGAGGTATTtaaaataaagagtgttatttctttcgaAATTGTAGTAGTCTCTTGAAACACTAAGTTGTAAAattatagtggtaatattgctCCGCTCGGGTATTGTAATTTACTCCGTTTAAAGATGTGGTGTCTTTATTATTCTCTAGTGTTATTGTTATTTATCGTGGATATTATTCGTGTGCGGGATATTATTTTCCCAACAATGGGTTCTTAAAGAGATATCAAGTTAatattatataataaaaaattgggcaaatatgtattatataattAACGAATTTCTTAAAATAGAAATTGAGAATCTAAGCAAAAGTTATTAAATTTATGTTAACTCGTAAACAACATTATAGATCGGCCCTTGGCTTTCCTCATCTTGGCGCTTTAATTAGTTAGTTCTAGAAACAAAGGGGTTCTAACTTTTACATGCCATTTATGATCTGTTTATAATAATATGTCAATTCAATTATTGTGAAGTTGTCTAGTTACACTATCTTGATTATTTTAAAGGTGTGGTAAGTGTTTAAGCTTAATAGTTACTGCACATGAATTGTGGTAGGAATTTAATTCGATCAAGTAGCTTATTTTTACCCTCGTAAATTCGCTCCAGGTAAAATCAAGGGATAAAATTAAACCAAAGTTAGATTACACGTGAGGATGTTGAGTTGCATAACTATTCTAGATAAATTGTGTAATAGCTGTTATTAAAGTTTTTGTGCTCGAGCAACGTGTTTTTACATGATATCAGAGTTCAAAGTTAGTAAGTCCATAGTAAAATTCACATGTGTTGTTTCAAGTGGGATTACACGATGTTTGAAAATGTTGAGTTATATATATAGGTGTCCCAGGCCATAATTGAATTTTTGCATAATCTATATAGAAGATACATTGTTTTCTGTCATTAGCATTAATGTTGCAAGTTGCACTCTTCTATACCTTCGAAATTTACCATGTCACATTACACTTCAAGGAAGCTTGTACTTTTCTATAAAACTACCTTCAATTACAGGCACAAAACatgaaattttctttcaaaacggCAGACATTTTCTGACACTTGATCGATAAATATCCGGCCATTCAATGTTAACATGCCAATGGGTTGCTAGAACCATTTAAGAGTCACGATGAGATGGACATCCAAAGATAACTACTATGGCTAATCTACAGGTTATCATATGGTGCTTTCGCGCTCATCCTTTTGCTAATGGCAACCATTCACAGCTTCCATGGAGTTGCACATCCAAAGACGGCAATCACTTTGTTCACAGACTAATCTACAAGCAGTGACGGATCCAGGATTTTAAGGTCGTGGGTGCTCACTTTCTTTTAATATAGAAGTGCTATCAATCACATAATATAAGCGTAATTTATTCGAACGGGCCGATGAAAAATATTAATGAGAAAACACGATTACTATTGTCATTATCAAAAATGACTTCTAGCCACGAGTCAGATAATAATGTTAATATGTTATCATTACAAAAAAAGGACTTCCCTAATCACAACTCACAATTGTGCTAGACGACTTTTCATATGCTGAAAACGATGAATAATAGCGTCATTGCTAACACTTGCAAATATCTTACGCTCTATATAGCAAACTAAACAACTATTTAAAAATTCATCACCGATGTTGTTCGAAGTTCACTTTTGATATAGTTCATGGATGAGAAAGCTCGTTCCACAGAAGCTGTAGCAACAGGAAGAATGAGAGTCAACTtgattagcaaataaacaagtggCTAAGTTTGATGCAGATCTGACTTAACCAACACTTTAGCAAGATCACTAATTCCCTTCAAGCCAAAGAACCTCTTGCCAATACCACGGGCATAAAGTATAAAACTATCAAGCTGACAACTGAGATCTCGAAGCTAGCTGCTATCAAACTCATTCGGATAATATTCGGCCAACCTCATTATTCTGTTCTTATCAAAATTACCAAATGAATTAACGGGATTTAAGCTAGCCATACCGAGGAGTAAGTCAGTACTCAAAGCATCAAAGCGACGATTAAGCTCTTGAAAATGCAAATCTATAACAGCATAAAAAATATCGACACGCAAATGATGAGAATATGTAACATCAAGAGCCCTACGCTTTGACTTTCCAGGAAAGTAGCGAGCGTCCATATTTGGAATCATTATATCATGTTTATCACAAAAAGAAGAGTCATCTTCCATTAAAGATCCAAATCCACTCTTCCTCATCGTTTGTAATCTTTACTTTGTAAGAGCAAGAAGTCCCATAGCATTGACAATATCTTGATCCATCCTTTGTAACGCACAACTCAACTCATTTGTCATTGTTAAAACATTTAGCATCAAGTGCAACATAAAAGCAAAATCAAATTCCTTAATCTTACCCATAAGACTTTCAGCAACAATTCTGTCAGCATAGTTTGGACACTCACGTGCAGTAAATTCAAGAACATGAATAATCTATGGAAATAGGACAATAAGGTTATCCAACGTCTTATAATGAGAACCCCAACGAGTATCACCTGGTCATTGAAGCCTACGCTCTTGATTTAATCCTCGCCCAGTATGCACTTCACCTGATTTGAGCAAATCTTATAACCTTTCAGCTTGATGTTCTCGAAGCAAATCCCTGCGCTTAAAAGATGCTCCAACAATATTTAAGACATTAGTAACTATACAAAAAAAGTCATCTACATCTGAATGCTTCTTTGCAATAGCCACAAGTGTTAATTGCAATTGGTGACCGAAATAGTGAATGCAATATGCTGATGGAGACTCATTGAAAATTAAAGTCTTAACACCATTTAGCTCTCCCTGCATGTTACTAGCCCCATCATAACCTTGCCCACGTATTTGCGTTGGACTTAATGAGTGATCAGAAAGAAAAGAGCAGATTTCCTTTTTCAATGACATAGCCGATGTATTACTAACATGAACAATACCAACAAATGTCTCTATGACTTCACCTTTGTTGTTAACATATCTCAAAACAAGTGCCATTTGCTCCTTGTGTGATATATCTTTTGATTCATCAACTAATATCCCGAAAAAATCCCCATTCATGTCTTCAATGATAGCTTTGACTGTTTCTTTGGCACAAGCATCAACAATATCTTTTTGAATACTTGGAGAATACATCATTTCATTTCTTGGAGAATTTTCTAATATAATGCTTCCAACATCCCGATCAATATCCCCATACCATTGCAAAAGCTCAAGAAAAATACCTCTATTTGTAGAAGATTGACTCTCATCATGCCCACGAAATGGCAAACCTAgtctcaaaaaaaaaatcttgccACATCGATTGAAGCACTTAAGCGACGTTGAGACTCACTTTTTTCTTTCTCAGATTGTTTGTCAAAAGAAGTGCGAATTGATTGTGATTGATTCTTTAAATCAAGAATCCTATTGAAACACTTGTTGTAGATGCTATTTACTTCTCCAACATGagctttaaatctttcaatagCCTTGTTCCAAGCTTTAAAGTCATTCTTTGTAAAAGCATCTCCCGTATTTCCATGAATTTCATGTTCATTTTTGAACAAATAACAACACAAACAATATGCAGCATCTTTTGATATATTGTACTCCAACCACTTAGAATGTTGACCCTTAAACCAACCAGGACAAAACTGACTCATTATCTTCCCAAACTTAGTTTTAGGAAAATCATGATTCGCTAGCTGACAAGGCTTTTTTTGAATATAATGTCTTCTAACTTCATCACGTATATTAGGGTTGTATTCTGTAATAGGCTTTCTATCTCCTGGATCAGCGTTGAGAGATTCTAAATCAAGATCAGAAAGAAATGTGTCCCTCTAAATTTCCGGAGCTATAGCTGAAGTAATAGATGGATTAGTAGAACTAGAACTTGATTGCCCAATATTCGTTCTTGTGACAAACCTATCCATCTCAATTCACAAAGCTTGATTAAATTCTACAGAATAAGATTCAATTTAAAATTCAACTATAATTCAATTATTATTCAACTAAATCCTATTGGGGAACTCATGCCCCTCTATAACAATACAAATAATAAAGCAATAACAACATATTTGACCACATTGCACCGGAAAATTGATCACATTTCTTTATCActaaaaatattagaaatatTTATTCTTTCGGAAGATAAGATGAAAACTTACAAATTTTTGAAGAAATGAGCCAATGAGGATATATTCATCAATCGCACAAACTGATGCTAATAACCTACATTTATCCCCAAGAAAATCAGTTTTGAAATTAAGTCAGAAATAGAGATAAATTAAATTTTTCACTTTTTGACAAGTAAACATAACTATTGTTTATTTTCCACAAAATAATTACAATCAGTGGgtgtatttataaaaaaaattactgAATTTATTTTACAAAGCATAGATAATAACAATTGTAATTTGTAAAACCCAATATCTTCGATAGAATATTGCTATTTATACCCAAAATCTCTAGCTTAAATCAAAATACCAAATCTTAATATCTTGTTCCTTGTGTTTTAATTTTGAGATGGGGAGGTCAAGAAAACTTATTGTTCACTTTGTAACCTGCGAATTGCGAAACCTACAAGAAGAACCAGAGAAGGCGATGCTCGAGAGCTATTTTAATATTTTGGTTTGGTAGCTTTTGAAAGCCTACCAATATTTTAACTAGTGGAggattctttttctctttttcctcatCTGATTTCTAAACAAGGGGAAATAAAAAATGGgggaaaataaagtaaaagaaggtAAGTACGTAATAAACAAGCAAACAAGGAAGTCAACGATCATTTAATAAGGAAAAGTGCTATTTTTGGAATGGAAAACAAAAAACGCTGCCAACTGGATTTGATCTCGTGACGTCAAGGTTTCCAAACACCCAAAATTCAGACTCCAAACCAAAGCACCCATTAGACTTTTTGGTTAATAGGTGCTTGCTAATATATTATATCAGTTTTCATAAAATTTCTATATTAGTATACCAAGTCCTTGTAGGAGTCAGTGGGTGCTACAGCACCCAGGACCTTACACGTGGGTCCGCCCCTGTCTACAAGTAATCATTGGGAGATGTCCGCTCATCCTTTTGGTTAAGGAAACAATTTGGGACCTCCAACGTAAATTCACATCGAAAGACAACCACCACTCCTTGAAACGGGGGACTGCTTTGGGAACTCAAGCGACCGCTGCATATAATAAACGGCGGATGATGAGAAAGAAGAATAAATTCAAAGGGTCAGTTTGACAACTTAAAAGGGGATGAACTTACATGTTGAGTTCTACTTCTAAAGGAATGGGAGGAACTCGGAGGTAATGAGATCTTCGATCTTTATCCAAACAAATCTCTCGTGCCAGCCTTTGTCCCTATCCTCATCGATGATCAAGAATAGAGCCTTCTTCACCTGTTGGGCAAGCTTGATTAACCCCTCTCGGTAGATTCGGGGGCTGTAGACACGGAGCAGATGGCCAATTGTGAATCGGGGCTCATCCTTGTAGTTGGAAAAATGTCAGAGGAGGGTCACGACCCTCCAAAAGGACGGATGGATCTGCTCAAGGCAAACCTCGTACCTCTTGCAAAAGGTGAGGACCACCATGTCCATCGGGCCAAGCGTGAAGAGGTACGTGCAAACACTTAAGTAACCCTCCATGTGCATTGTGATTTCCTCGTGAGGATGGGGGATAACTACTTCTTATCCTTCCCACTTGCAATCCTCCCAGGCCACTGGGAGCGTGTCTTCGGTGATGAAGCAGATATACCTCCACGCCTCCTCACCTCGATCCCACTATTTGGAGGCTTTCTCGACCTTAAAGTCGTTATCTAGGGAGTAACCTCTGGGGATGAAATATGTCaagacccaattcccgaacccggtcgtgatggcgcctctcgtgaagacaaggccatctagtacaaaacggaacacctctttaagTAGTTAATTATCTTAAAcagtaataaacataatataatatccatagaTTGCAAAAATTTAATGATAACAAcagtggaaaccatcccgacacagcccaaaccggggtgtcacaagtcatgagcaactaagaaatccggatacaagtctactgaataataattccgatacaatagttctaaaaacatgaaaatgaaaAGATAAGGGAGGCATGGGGCTGTGAACGCCAACAtctacctcgtaatctccgaatCACTACCTGAACTGGGAGAATCATCACTcgggagcggactctgcgatgcctgaatctgcacacatggtgcaggagtaatgtgaatactccaactcagtgagtaataattataaataatggctaaaAGTATGAAaatacgtaaaggcacaaagcaattccatatcaagcagtaaaatcagttaaagcagtaaatcagtgaagaaatcaaatgatattcctttttaaaacaagtaaaactggtaatttaacaagtaaataacaagttgaaatccgcccctcgggcacagtatcaatcgcacagaacagtatcagcccatagggctcactctcagtaaagtatcagcccctcgggctcagtatcaatcactcagaatagtatcagcccctcgggcttactctcagatcataatgggtacccgcactcactgtgggtgtgcagactccggaggggccccttacagcccaagcgctatatcaatccacctcgtggcatcatcactcggcactcggcctcacatcactcaagccacctcatggcatataaagtatctcaggccctcggcctcatatcactcagcatatcctcacatatgtccctcggcctcactcaatccaaaaatcatcacaagccccttgggcattagtaaaacagtagttctcagcccaaaacatgatgtagaaatatcatttaagtttcaaatctgagtaaatgTGGTTGAGTtcgtaaaacagtagatatcaacaggactgggTTCAAATAacaagtcaagcagtgaggaaacaatgataaagatccccgaagggttcaaatagttggcacgaagcccaaatgtGGCagtcagcccaaatcatgatgataacaaatgaatttcagtcaaatacgcggtaaaattatcaatcggGATGAACCAAGAAACAATCCCctgtagtaaaagaccccacgctcatcatccagcatg
The Nicotiana sylvestris chromosome 11, ASM39365v2, whole genome shotgun sequence DNA segment above includes these coding regions:
- the LOC138880856 gene encoding uncharacterized protein, whose amino-acid sequence is MRKSGFGSLMEDDSSFCDKHDIMIPNMDARYFPGKSKRRALDVTYSHHLRVDIFYAVIDLHFQELNRRFDALSTDLLLGMASLNPVNSFASVERAFSSMNYIKSELRTTSHMKSRLAQL
- the LOC104229214 gene encoding uncharacterized protein, which produces MCEIRAKTKENENFDFQRHMKRSTPPVPPEAECSISQCLGQRGALGWMLVKRNLSKFAETRLLASVCAIDEYILIGSFLQKFNLIKLCELRWIESLNADPGDRKPITEYNPNIRDEVRRHYIQKKPCQLANHDFPKTKFGKIMSQFCPGWFKGQHSKWLEYNISKDAAYCLCCYLFKNEHEIHGNTGDAFTKNDFKAWNKAIERFKAHVGEVNSIYNKCFNRILDLKNQSQSIRTSFDKQSEKEKSLPFRGHDESQSSTNRGIFLELLQWYGDIDRDVGSIILENSPRNEMMYSPSIQKDIVDACAKETVKAIIEDMNGDFFGILVDESKDISHKEQMALVLRYVNNKGEVIETFVGIVHVSNTSAMSLKKEICSFLSDHSLSPTQIRGQGYDGASNMQGELNGVKTLIFNESPSAYCIHYFGHQLQLTLVAIAKKHSDVDDFFCIVTNVLNIVGASFKRRDLLREHQAERIVAESLMGKIKEFDFAFMLHLMLNVLTMTNELSCALQRMDQDIVNAMGLLALTK